The genomic interval GAAGCTATAAAAAAGTTGGTGAAACTCGTGACGATGCTGCCGGTGAAGCTTATGATAAAGTTGGTCGAGTGATGGGCCTGACTTATCCGAGTGGAAAAGTCATTGATGAATTAGCACACAAAGGAGCTGATACTTACAATTTCCCACGAGCAATGATGAACACACATGAAGTAGAATTTAGCTTTTCAGGCTTAAAATCAGCCTTTATTAATCTCGTTCATAACGAAAATCAAAAAGGAAATGACGTGATTGCTGATGATTTAGAAAATTTAGCTGCTTCCTTTCAAGCTGCGGTCGTCGATGTCCTTATGGCCAAAACCAAATTAGCCATGGAAAAATATCCAGTTAAAACGCTAATAATTGGCGGTGGAGTATCAGCAAATCAAGGCTTACGCGAACGTTTGTCAGCAGAAATTACTGACGAAAAGTTAATTATTCCTCCTTTAAGACTCTGTGGTGACAATGCTGGAATGATTGCAGCAGCAGCATATATCGAATGGAAAAAAGGTTTAGAAAATGTTCAAGCAGGATTAGATTTAAATGCAAAACCTAGTCTCGTTTTTGAAGACATAGAAGAAGGAGAAGTTTAATGATGAAATTAATTGGAAAACTTCAAAATGGTATGACCTTTACTGAAGAATTTGACGGAGTCAACGATTTCCTAGCCCTTCAACAAAGCGATTATAATGCCATTGCTGATGAAATTGAAGTTGTTGAAGTAAAAATTGCTGATGAAGTCCTTGATTTTAAAGGAAATATGGGCCAACTTTACTATGAACTAATGAAATAAATAAAAAGTTACTGACAGTTCTGTTAGTAACTTTTTTTATTTAGAGTTGATTAATCATTAATATTTTTGTCTGTGGAAAACTTTCTTTAAGCTCTTTCAGATGAAGTTTGAGCTCTGGATAACAAAAGATATAATCAATTATTTCATTTTTTTTCGTCAGTAATTCGGACAAATATATTTTTTGGAGTTGAATGTCATTGCCAACTATCACTTGAGCTTTTTTTAACCAAAGTTTTTCCATTTCTTTGTAAGCAAACATTTTTCCAATTTGTAATCCCGCGGGTGTTTCTAGCGATTTGTCATTGCCAAGTAGCAGATAAGCAGTAGTCATATAACCGCCTCCTTTTGCTATATTATAACTCCACAAAAAAAGATTAGCAAGGGGAACTTCACAGATTGGGAGTCCTATTGTCATCTTTTAGTAAGAATTACTAAACCACAGATAATTCATGAATTGTCCGTCCTTCTTTATCGACCAATTGTAACCAGCTATTCGTTCCAGCGAAGTAAAGGAAATGTCCCACTTCATTGACTGATTTTAAGACAATATCCTCAGTAGTTGTGAATGTTTTAGCATCCCAATTGGCTTTTTGTTCTTCTCTTAAAGTCTGTGTAAAACGATAGGCTAAACCTGGTGTACCATCAGATTTCATTCCACCGCTTTCGGCGATTTTTGCTCCGGCTTTTATCACGAGTTGATTGGATTTTTCCCAAATAATGGTCGCTTTACTGTCGGAACGATTAACAAAAAATTCAACTTCAGAAAGTCCTTTTTTCCAGCGATGTTGTGCTTTAGGAGAAAAAGCTTTTTTCTTTTCTAATTTAATGCCAAAAGCAGTTAAAGCAGTCAAAAACTCGTCAGCAGAAGTGGCACAAGCTTTTTCGATATTGCTTGGAATTTTAATTGGCTCGGCTTTATCACGTAAAATAATGCCAGCTTCCTCAGCCAAGTTAACTAAATATTGCGTTAGATATTCCAGCTCTAAATCATAGGCAGCCATATTTAAAATCACGACTTTATCAAATTCTAACTTAGGAATTAATTCTAAATCATTGGCAATCATTTTAATCTGTCCTTTTTTTAGTAAAAAGAAAAGCTCATCATTTTGCAAATCAAAACGTGCATTATTCTGATCAAAAATACGTAAAAAGGCAGTTGATGGAAGACGAATTTCTAAACCAAGGTCAGACATGCTGACCGTAAAAGTTAAATTTTTCATAACTTTATTATAGCAGAAAGTTTGACAGCCTTATCAAACAATACATCATCAAGCTAAAGTTTGGTATATACAAACTATGTAAGCTGTTTTTTTGTATTTTATAAAAACTAATCTATAAAAAAACAAAATAATGTAATTTTATAAAATAAAGTTCGGTATTTACGTACAATAGTAACTGTTAACAGAATATTTACAAAAAGGTCATTGTCAGATAAATTAAAATGGGTTAGAATTATTTTGTGAAGCACACCGATTCATCAACCGATTGATAAAAATCTTAAGGAGATTCATTTTTATAATGAAAAAGACATCGAAGAAAGTCATTGGACTTACAGCAAGTGCACTAATTGCAGTATCATTACTTGCAGCTTGTGGAAATAGTAGCTCTGCATCAAAATCTGATAGCAAAACCATTTCAAATTTAAAGATTTCATTTATTCCATCCAAAAATCCGGACGATATTACCACAGCGACTAAACCAATCGCAAATATTTTGAAATCTGAATTGAAAAAACAAGGCTATACAGTAAAAAATATTGATACTAGTGTTGGTACAAATTATCAAGCGGTTGGTGAAGGGCTTGATGCTGGTTCAGTTGACGTCGGTTATGGAATGTCAGCGACAACTTATGCCATGTATCAAGATGGTTCAACTCCACTCTTGATGGCAACACGTAAAGGACTTTCAAATGATGGCTCAGATTCTGCAAAATATTGGAATGAGCATAAACCAACAACTAAAACCGATAAAGAAGTGACTTCTTACCGTTCGCTGATCATTGCTGGTAATTCTCCAATGGGCAAAAAGTTAGCTAAAGAAGCTAACGACGGAACTTTGACATGGAAAGATTTAAACGATGCAAAATGGGGGCTTGAATCAACTTCATCTGCGGCAGGCTATATGTATCCTTCGCAATGGTTAACTGAGAACTTTAAACATTCAATTCGTGATTTAAAAAATACAGTTACTATGGATTCTTATGATTCAGCAATGGCTCAACTTGCTTCAGGTCAAATTGATGTAATGCCATAATATGCTGATGCACGAATGGATGACGCTACTAAGTGGACCACAACTTTCGGTGCAAAAGAAAGTATTTGGGATGATACAAATGTGATTGGTGTGACACCTGCCATTGCCAATGATGGAATCATGGTTTCAGAAAAATCAAAAATCATGACGGCCGACTTCAAAAAAGCACTCTCAGCAGCAATTAAAGATATGGCTAAAACTGATGAAGGAAAGAAAGTCATTGCCATTTATTCACATGATGGCTATGCTGATTCAACAAAAGCTGACTATAAAACAGCCATTAAAGTGGCAAATTCAATGAGTAAAGCCAACTAATGAACAAATAAATCATTTAATAAGGGTCTGGGTTACTCAATGAGTTCCAGACTCTTTTTGTGGAAATTGACTAATATTAATTAAAAAGCCTTCATTAGTGAAGAAGGATGGAGAAGTAATGATAAAATTTGAAAATGTGTCAAAAATTTATCCAAATGGCACAAAAGGTTTGACGGATGTTAATTTACAAATCAATCAAGGAGAATTCGTAGCTATTATTGGAACATCGGGAGCAGGAAAATCAACTCTGATTCGTTGTGTTAATGGTTTAAATGATATTACTTCAGGCTCGTTAATTGTGAATGATACAGAAGTGTCAAAACTTAAAGGAAAAGAGTTAAGAAAATTTCGAAGACATGTGGGAATGATTTTTCAATCCTATAATTTAGTTCCTAGAGTGACGGTTTTGAAAAATGTAATGTTTGCTCGTGTACCAGATATGAGTTTATTTAAGGTCATTTTTGGTTTGTTTTCAAAAGAAGATAAACTTGTTGCCTTAGATTCTCTGAATAAGGTAGGAATTTTAGATAAAGCTTATATCCGAGCAGATCAACTTTCAGGTGGACAACAGCAACGTATATCACTCGCTCGTGCTCTTAGTCAAGAAAGTGAAATTTTACTCGCTGATGAACCTGTTTCAGCACTTGACCCAGTCACAGCTAAAGAAGTAATGGATGATTTTAAAAGAATTAATGAAGAATTCAATAAAACAATTTTACTGAATATTCACCATGTTGAACTTGCTTTAGAATACGCTTCGCGGATTATTGCTGTAAAAAAAGGGAAAATTGTTTATGATGGTCCTTCGCAAGAGGTAACCAAAGAAATTTTGGATGAAGTTTATAGAAAAGAGGCCTAAATGTACGATAAAATTTTTAAGCCTAAAAAAATAAAACTTATTACAGGAGAAGTTGTTGAAGAAAAAGTCAGTCGAACTTGGTTGACTTGGTTAATTATCATCTTACTGATTGCTTTTTCTGTTATTCTTACAAATTTTGATTTTAGTGCGCTTAACAGAAGTGGTCTCTTTTTTCAAAAATTAGCAAGTATGATTCCCCCAAATTGGGCTTACTTTCATAAAGTTCTTCCCCCACTATTAGATACGATTAAGATGAGCTTTTTTGCTTCCTTACTTGGAGCAATTTTGTCAGTTCCATTTGCGATATTAGCGGCAAATAACATCCTTAAAAATCGTTTTGTTAATGGCATCATTCGTTTGATTTTTATGCTAGCAAGAACTTTGCCAACTTTGGTTTTGGCTTTAATTGCAACCTATATTTTTGGTCTAGGAACTTTTGCTGGAGTTGTTGCAATTTTTGTATTTACCTTTTCTTTCATAGGAAAACAATTGTTTGAGGTGATTGAAACCGTTGATATGGGACCTTTTGAAGCGGCAGAAGCTTTAGGGGTCAGTCCTTTAAAAGCCTTTTTCATTGCTGTTTTTCCTCAAGTCCTACCTACTTATCTTTCAACTGCTCTTTATGCATTTGAGGGAAATGTCCGCTATGCTGCAATTTTGGGATATGTTGGGGCTGGAGGGATAGGAAATATCTTAAATGACCGAGTGAATTTTCGCGACTTTTCCTCTGTTGGTATGATTTTAATTTCTATTCTAGCTACAGTCATGATTATTGATTCAATCAGCGCATTAATTCGTAAGAAAATTGCCTAGGAATGAGAGGAAAAATGAATTCACAAATTATTGAAGAATATAATCATAGACCTAAAAACTGGTTTTATTATCTTTTGATATTTATTGTTTTATTAGCAGTTTCGATTTGGTCGACTTCAGTCGTCCATTATCATGGCGTTTCAGAACATGGAGCTTTAATCGCCAAAAATATTTTCACAGGGATTTTCCATCCAGACACCAGTTTAATGTTTAACCTAACTGAAACTGGCTTACCCTATCTCTTGCTACAAACTTTTGCAATTGGTTTGCTTGGGACTTTGGTTGGTGCAATTGTTGCCATTCCACTCTCTTTTCTTGCAGCGACTAATTTGGTTCCGAATTGGTTAGCTTATCTGATTCGTTTTGTCTTGATGGCGATTCGGACAATTCCTTCTTTTGTTTATGCCCTTTTATTTATTCCAGTCGTTGGTTTAGGTTCTTCAGCTGGTGTAATGGCGCTTGGTTTTGAGTCAATTGGGATGATTGCAAAACTATTTATTGAAGCTATTGAAGATTTGGATATGGGTGTTATTGAGGCTATGGACGCAGCTGGTGCAACAACATTTCAAAAAATTCGTTTTGGAGTTTTACCCCAATTATTACCAGATTTATATTCGATTTTACTTTACCGTTTAGATATGAATCTGCGTGATGCAGCCATTTTGGGATTAGTTGGTGCCGGTGGAATTGGTGCGCCATTGAGTTTTGCAATGTCTGGTTATAAATGGTCAGCCGTTGGTGCAATTTTGTTGGGACTTTTAGTTTTAATTATCCTTGTTGAACTCATTTCATCAAGAATTCGGAAAAAATTAGCAAAGGGATAAATAATATGAAAATAAAAATTCTAGAAACGAGTGATTTACATGGTTTTGTTCTCCCAACAAACTTCACCGAAAGAGAAATGAATTTGCCTTTTTCAATGGCCAAAGCCAAATCTAAAATAGATGAACTGACAGCAGTGGCTCAAGAGCAGGGTGAAATTATTGTAAAAATTGAAAATGGTGATTTATTGCAAGGTTCACCCTTGGCTTATTATCTAGCTAAAAAATCAAGTCGCGGTATTAAAGACTTGGTCAATGTCACTAATTCTTTTGGTTATGATGTGGGATTGCTTGGTAATCATGAGTTTAATTATGGGATTGATTATTTAAAAAGTTATGTTAATCAGGTAAATTATCCTATTTTGGCTGCGAATGTATTGAATAATGAAGGTCAACCTGCTTTTGGCCCTGCTTATAAAATCATTGAAGCGCAGGGGGTGAAAATTGGAATTGTTGGTTTTTTGACACAATATATTCCACATTGGGAAAAACCGTCAATTATCAAAGATTTGACTTTCCAATCTATTCTGACAACTGCAAAAGATATTCTGCCCGATTTGCGCCAATCAGTTGACCTTTTGATTGTTGCATATCATGGAGGCTTTGAGCGAGATTTACAGACAGGTCTTCCGACAGAAAGTTTGACAGGGGAAAATGAGGCTTATCAGTTAGTTGAAGAGTATAAAGATTACATTGATGCCTTAGTGACTGGACACCAGCATCGTGAAATTGCTGACCATCTTTTTGGAGTTCCAGTTATTCAACCAGGCTATCGTGGTGCTTTTGTTGGCGAAATAGAACTTGAATTAGATAATCATAAAAAAGTTGTGGCTTCAAACGCTAGACTTCATAAAACGGAGAATTGCAAAGTCTCATCGGAGGTCAATCAGCTGATATCCGTTGTGAGTGAAGAAGCAGAGGATTGGTTAGACCAGCCAATGGGAGAAGTTCATGGAGAAATGATTATTCGTGATCCAATGACTGCTCGATTGATTGAACATCCTTATATTGAATTAATTAATAAAATACAAATGGAAGCGACAGGGACCGAAATTTCTGGGACTGCACTTTTTAATAATGAAGCGAAGGGTTTTGCAAAAGAAATTACGATGAGATCGATTCTGACAAATTATATTTATCCCAACACTTTAGCTGTTTTAAGAGTGACAGGTGCAGATTTAAAGGCTGCCTTAGAGCGGACAGCGGAACATCTTGAACTTGACGAAAGTGGCGAAATTGTTTTTAGTCCACGATTTATTGAACCAAAACCTGAATATTATAATTATGATATGTATGAAGGGGTTGAATATGCTATCGATTTGCAAAAAGAAATTGGTCAGCGAATTGTACGTTTAAATTTCAAGGGGCATCAGGTAAAGGATGACGATATTTTAGAAATTGTCGTCAATCAATATCGCGCAGTTGGGGGTGGAAATTATCCAATGTTTTCTGCGGACAAGATTGTTAGAGAAATTACTGTTGATATGACCGAATTGATTGCTGATTATTTGAAGAAACATCCGATAATTGAGGCAAGTGTGAATAATAACTTCACAGTTCTAAAATAAATTTACTGACAGAAATTTTAGCAGAATAATAGGTGCTAAAAAAATCTGTCAGTATTTATTTTATTAAGTTATACTTGAGAATGAGCTAAGTTTTTCTAAAGTTTTTACTGATATACTTTTATTTATCAAAAGGAGGAGCCTAGCATGAAACATACAGTAATAATTCCAAAAATCAATTATCAATTTGTGAAATCAGAAGATGACTCACTTTTACTTCCAAGTCCTTTAGAAAGTCAATATTTAACAGTAAAATATGAGCAATAAGAGCCAAATGAGTTGAGATTCTATGATAAAATGAAGTCATAAAGATTAACAAAGGAGCATTAATGACAATGAATATCACATCTCATGGTGAAAAAATAGCAACACTAAATCCGACAATAAGTGGTGATGCACCTGATTTTGAACTGACAGATTTAAAAGGAAATAAAATTAAATTATCAAAACTTGAAAAACCTGTTTTGATTAGTGTTTTTCCTGATATTAATACTAGAGTTTGTTCACTTCAAACCAAACATTTTAATCTTGAAGCAGCAAAACATTCTGAAATTGACTTTTTGAGTATTTCAAATAATACAGCAGATGAGCAAAAAAATTGGTGTGCAGCCGAAGGTGTTGACATGACAATTCTTGCTGATGATGGAACTTTTGGAAAGGCTTATGGTCTTATTTTAAATGGTGGTCCTCTTGAAGGACGTCTTGCCAGAAGCGTCTTTGTTGTGAAAAATGGTCAAATTGTCTATAGTGAAGTTTTGTCAGAGCTTTCTGATGAACCAAATTATGAAAAAGCACTAGCAGCTACTAAATAGTTATAACTGACAAAATAGGGGATAATTGCAATTGATGCTTGTCTTCTATTTATAAGCTGTCAACAGGCAGCTTTTTTAGTAGTAAAAAGAATAGATGTAATTTTTCTTTGTACTCGAAATTTTCTATTCAATTTGATATAATTAGATTAATACTGAATATTTAGGAGAAAACATGGCTGTAAAACGTTTAATTGAAACTTTTGTTCCGGAGAATTATAAGATTTTCCTCGATATTGACCGTAAAACCAAGAAAATAAAAGGTCAAGTGGCAATTACTGGGGAAGCAAAAGATAGTGTTATTGCCTTTCATGCCAAAGGTTTACACTTTAGTAAAGTTCGTGCTTTTAGTGTCGACACAAACTTCATTGAAAATGAAGAAGATGAAGAAATCGTTGTTAAAATTGGTGAAACAGGGCGCGTGACTGTTTCATTTGAATATGAAGCTGAATTGACTGACAACATGATGGGAATTTACCCTTCATACTATGAAGTCAATGGCGAAAAGAAAATGCTCATTGGTACACAATTTGAAAGCCATTTTGCTCGTCAAGCCTTTCCTTCTATTGATGAACCAGAAGCAAAAGCAACCTTCGATTTGTCAGTAAAATTTGATGAAGAAGAAGGCGACATCATTGTTTCAAACATGCCAGAACTCTTGAATATTAACGGAATTCACGTTTTTGAACGTACTGTCAAAATGAGTTCTTACCTTTTGGCTTTTGTATTCGGTGAACTTCAATTTAAAAAAGGAAAAACAAAATCTGGTGTTGAAGTAGGTGCTTTTGCAACGAAAGCTCATAGTGAAGCTGCGCTTGATTTCCCGCTTGATATTGCTATTCGTTCAATTGAATTTTATGAAGATTACTATAAAACGCCATATCCACTCCCACACAGTTGGCACATTGCCTTACCTGACTTTTCGGCAGGAGCAATGGAAAACTGGGGATGTATCACTTATCGTGAAGTCTGCATGCTTGTTGACCCTGAAAATGCAACCATTCAAAGCAAACAATATGTAGCAACCGTTATTGCACACGAATTGGCACACCAATGGTTCGGTGACCTTGTAACAATGCAATGGTGGGATGATTTGTGGCTCAATGAATCATTTGCCAACAACATGGAATATGTTTGTATGGATGCTTTGGAACCAAGTTGGAACGTTTGGGAATCATTCTCAATCTCAGAAGCCAATATGGCACTGAATCGTGATGCAACTGATGGAGTTCAATCTGTCCACGTTGAAGTGACTCACCCAGATGAAATTGGAACGCTCTTTGACCCAGCAATCGTCTATGCCAAAGGTTCACGTTTGATGGTTATGCTTCGTAAATGGCTTGGAGATGAAGATTTTGCTGCTGGCCTAGCCCTTTACTTCAAACGCCACCAATATGGAAATACAGTCGGAGATAATCTTTGGGATGCCTTGGCTGAAGTCTCTGGAAAAGATGTGGCAGCTTTCATGCATTCATGGGTTAACCAACCAGGATACCCTGTCGTTACTGCCGAAGTCATTGATGATACTTTAGTTTTGAGTCAAAAACAATTCTTCGTTGGTGAGGGTGCTGATAAAGGACGTTTGTGGAATGTTCCTTTGAATACAAATTGGTCAGGATTGCCAG from Lactococcus lactis carries:
- the tsaD gene encoding tRNA (adenosine(37)-N6)-threonylcarbamoyltransferase complex transferase subunit TsaD, yielding MKDNYILAFETSCDETSVAILKNGNELLCNIIASQINSHKRFGGVVPEIASRHHVEQITVCIEAALEEAEISADQLTAVVVTEGPGLNGALLVGIMAAKTFAWANHLPLIPVNHMAGHLMAASLVDTIEYPAMALLVSGGHSELVYVEKEGSYKKVGETRDDAAGEAYDKVGRVMGLTYPSGKVIDELAHKGADTYNFPRAMMNTHEVEFSFSGLKSAFINLVHNENQKGNDVIADDLENLAASFQAAVVDVLMAKTKLAMEKYPVKTLIIGGGVSANQGLRERLSAEITDEKLIIPPLRLCGDNAGMIAAAAYIEWKKGLENVQAGLDLNAKPSLVFEDIEEGEV
- a CDS encoding DUF4649 family protein; this translates as MMKLIGKLQNGMTFTEEFDGVNDFLALQQSDYNAIADEIEVVEVKIADEVLDFKGNMGQLYYELMK
- the phnC gene encoding phosphonate ABC transporter ATP-binding protein codes for the protein MIKFENVSKIYPNGTKGLTDVNLQINQGEFVAIIGTSGAGKSTLIRCVNGLNDITSGSLIVNDTEVSKLKGKELRKFRRHVGMIFQSYNLVPRVTVLKNVMFARVPDMSLFKVIFGLFSKEDKLVALDSLNKVGILDKAYIRADQLSGGQQQRISLARALSQESEILLADEPVSALDPVTAKEVMDDFKRINEEFNKTILLNIHHVELALEYASRIIAVKKGKIVYDGPSQEVTKEILDEVYRKEA
- the phnE gene encoding phosphonate ABC transporter, permease protein PhnE, encoding MYDKIFKPKKIKLITGEVVEEKVSRTWLTWLIIILLIAFSVILTNFDFSALNRSGLFFQKLASMIPPNWAYFHKVLPPLLDTIKMSFFASLLGAILSVPFAILAANNILKNRFVNGIIRLIFMLARTLPTLVLALIATYIFGLGTFAGVVAIFVFTFSFIGKQLFEVIETVDMGPFEAAEALGVSPLKAFFIAVFPQVLPTYLSTALYAFEGNVRYAAILGYVGAGGIGNILNDRVNFRDFSSVGMILISILATVMIIDSISALIRKKIA
- the phnE gene encoding phosphonate ABC transporter, permease protein PhnE, whose protein sequence is MNSQIIEEYNHRPKNWFYYLLIFIVLLAVSIWSTSVVHYHGVSEHGALIAKNIFTGIFHPDTSLMFNLTETGLPYLLLQTFAIGLLGTLVGAIVAIPLSFLAATNLVPNWLAYLIRFVLMAIRTIPSFVYALLFIPVVGLGSSAGVMALGFESIGMIAKLFIEAIEDLDMGVIEAMDAAGATTFQKIRFGVLPQLLPDLYSILLYRLDMNLRDAAILGLVGAGGIGAPLSFAMSGYKWSAVGAILLGLLVLIILVELISSRIRKKLAKG
- a CDS encoding bifunctional metallophosphatase/5'-nucleotidase, yielding MKIKILETSDLHGFVLPTNFTEREMNLPFSMAKAKSKIDELTAVAQEQGEIIVKIENGDLLQGSPLAYYLAKKSSRGIKDLVNVTNSFGYDVGLLGNHEFNYGIDYLKSYVNQVNYPILAANVLNNEGQPAFGPAYKIIEAQGVKIGIVGFLTQYIPHWEKPSIIKDLTFQSILTTAKDILPDLRQSVDLLIVAYHGGFERDLQTGLPTESLTGENEAYQLVEEYKDYIDALVTGHQHREIADHLFGVPVIQPGYRGAFVGEIELELDNHKKVVASNARLHKTENCKVSSEVNQLISVVSEEAEDWLDQPMGEVHGEMIIRDPMTARLIEHPYIELINKIQMEATGTEISGTALFNNEAKGFAKEITMRSILTNYIYPNTLAVLRVTGADLKAALERTAEHLELDESGEIVFSPRFIEPKPEYYNYDMYEGVEYAIDLQKEIGQRIVRLNFKGHQVKDDDILEIVVNQYRAVGGGNYPMFSADKIVREITVDMTELIADYLKKHPIIEASVNNNFTVLK
- a CDS encoding thiol peroxidase; translation: MTMNITSHGEKIATLNPTISGDAPDFELTDLKGNKIKLSKLEKPVLISVFPDINTRVCSLQTKHFNLEAAKHSEIDFLSISNNTADEQKNWCAAEGVDMTILADDGTFGKAYGLILNGGPLEGRLARSVFVVKNGQIVYSEVLSELSDEPNYEKALAATK
- a CDS encoding M1 family metallopeptidase, with protein sequence MAVKRLIETFVPENYKIFLDIDRKTKKIKGQVAITGEAKDSVIAFHAKGLHFSKVRAFSVDTNFIENEEDEEIVVKIGETGRVTVSFEYEAELTDNMMGIYPSYYEVNGEKKMLIGTQFESHFARQAFPSIDEPEAKATFDLSVKFDEEEGDIIVSNMPELLNINGIHVFERTVKMSSYLLAFVFGELQFKKGKTKSGVEVGAFATKAHSEAALDFPLDIAIRSIEFYEDYYKTPYPLPHSWHIALPDFSAGAMENWGCITYREVCMLVDPENATIQSKQYVATVIAHELAHQWFGDLVTMQWWDDLWLNESFANNMEYVCMDALEPSWNVWESFSISEANMALNRDATDGVQSVHVEVTHPDEIGTLFDPAIVYAKGSRLMVMLRKWLGDEDFAAGLALYFKRHQYGNTVGDNLWDALAEVSGKDVAAFMHSWVNQPGYPVVTAEVIDDTLVLSQKQFFVGEGADKGRLWNVPLNTNWSGLPDLLSSEKVEIPGFAALKSKNNGKALFLNDANMAHYIIDYKGQLLTDLLSEVETLENVTKFQILQDRKLLAKAGVISYADVVNILPAFTNEESYLVNTGLSQLISELELFVDEDSETEKAFQSLVGKLFAKNYARLGWDKVAGESAGDESLRGIVLSKTLYAENADAKAKASQIFAAHKENLAGIPADIRPIVLNNEIKTTNSAELVKTYRETYVKTSLQEFKRELEGAVALIKDEKVIAELLESFKNADIVKPQDIAFSWFYLLRNDFSQDAAWAWEKANWAFLEEKLGGDMSYDKFVIYPGNTFKTADKLAEYKAFFEPKLENQGLKRSIEMAIKQITARVALIDSQKADVDKSIKEISEKL